One Pseudodesulfovibrio cashew DNA window includes the following coding sequences:
- a CDS encoding ATP-binding protein: MVTRKMISIDEELCNGCGQCVPACEEGALAIVDGKAKLVKEIYCDGLGACLGDCPTGALKVEVREAEDFNPEAVAEHLKAQGRTVPGHMPDPESLRLDKPAGGPRPMGGCPGSAMQALTPCGQANVPTATAPAGGSQLSHWPIQLRLVPPTAPFLKEADLLLTADCVAAAYPGYHAEFVPGRVVLMGCPKFDNQMEYVEKLAGIIGENDLKSITVLEMEVPCCSSMSVILGEAVKRAGKSVDTIRVTISRTGTILSSVPLEFQS, translated from the coding sequence ATGGTTACTAGAAAGATGATCTCCATTGACGAAGAGTTATGCAACGGTTGCGGACAGTGTGTCCCCGCTTGCGAGGAAGGTGCTCTGGCCATCGTGGACGGCAAGGCCAAGCTGGTAAAGGAAATCTACTGCGACGGCCTGGGAGCCTGCCTTGGCGATTGCCCCACTGGTGCGCTCAAGGTTGAGGTACGAGAGGCTGAGGACTTCAACCCCGAAGCTGTGGCCGAGCATCTCAAGGCTCAGGGACGTACCGTTCCCGGCCATATGCCCGATCCGGAAAGCCTGCGGTTGGACAAGCCCGCTGGAGGCCCCCGACCCATGGGAGGCTGCCCCGGGTCCGCCATGCAGGCCCTGACCCCTTGCGGTCAGGCCAACGTGCCTACCGCTACGGCTCCGGCAGGCGGTTCCCAGCTTTCGCACTGGCCCATCCAGTTGCGTCTGGTACCGCCCACAGCGCCGTTTCTCAAGGAGGCTGACCTGTTGCTGACCGCCGATTGCGTGGCCGCGGCCTATCCTGGCTATCACGCCGAATTTGTTCCGGGCCGTGTGGTGCTTATGGGTTGCCCCAAGTTCGACAACCAGATGGAATACGTGGAAAAGCTTGCCGGAATCATAGGCGAAAACGATCTGAAGTCCATAACTGTCCTTGAAATGGAGGTCCCGTGCTGTTCCTCCATGTCGGTCATTCTTGGCGAGGCCGTCAAGCGGGCGGGCAAGTCTGTTGACACAATCAGGGTGACCATATCCCGGACCGGAACCATCCTGAGTTCCGTCCCTCTGGAGTTTCAGTCCTAG
- a CDS encoding 4Fe-4S binding protein — protein MKNAIIAIPILALLLLGAHALRQGDFGLAAGFGLVAGLVFSRRGWLRLAAMVALFWGGFIWADATVQLIQFRQAMQLSWERLAWIMGGVIGFDALALLVLFGKTGREYFYKSRATALPRAAIFILTAFGLAMARAKVSFPILLADRYLPGWGWLEIALLSFYAQWIGGLMLDASSHRILRPRIWGLFSAVFFGQLLLGLAGLDRMLMTGTLHLPVPALILAGPVFRGEGLFMIILFSVTVLLVGPAWCSHLCYIGAWDDAMSRRGGRPVPNARWGRLSVYGRLGTLCLTVGVALCLRLLGVSGPTAVGFAALFGLAGVGVMAIVSRRAGVMVHCTAYCPMGLIANVFGKLSPWRIRIDDDCNRCGACFSRCRYSALDAFSVAQGKPAISCTLCGDCVPACAHGRIGYRFPGLSPKQARTVFIVLVVSLHALFLGVARI, from the coding sequence ATGAAGAACGCCATTATTGCCATACCCATCCTTGCGCTGCTGCTCCTCGGGGCGCATGCGCTCAGACAGGGAGACTTCGGTCTGGCAGCCGGATTCGGGCTGGTGGCCGGGCTGGTCTTTTCTCGCAGGGGATGGTTGCGGCTTGCGGCAATGGTTGCGTTATTCTGGGGCGGCTTCATTTGGGCCGATGCCACCGTTCAGCTCATCCAGTTCCGCCAGGCCATGCAATTGTCCTGGGAACGGTTAGCTTGGATCATGGGCGGGGTGATCGGATTTGATGCCTTGGCTCTCCTCGTCCTTTTCGGCAAGACAGGTCGGGAGTATTTTTACAAGAGCAGGGCAACAGCATTGCCCCGCGCGGCCATCTTCATATTGACCGCTTTCGGTCTGGCCATGGCTCGGGCCAAGGTCTCCTTTCCGATCCTCTTGGCGGATCGTTATCTGCCCGGCTGGGGATGGCTGGAGATCGCGCTGCTTTCGTTCTATGCCCAATGGATCGGCGGCCTTATGCTTGACGCCAGCTCACACCGGATATTGCGGCCGCGCATTTGGGGTCTGTTTTCCGCCGTTTTTTTCGGACAACTTCTCCTGGGGCTGGCCGGGCTGGACCGGATGCTCATGACCGGGACGCTGCATCTGCCGGTGCCCGCGCTCATCCTTGCCGGACCGGTTTTCCGCGGGGAAGGGCTCTTCATGATCATTCTCTTTTCAGTCACGGTCCTGCTGGTCGGTCCTGCATGGTGTTCACATCTCTGCTACATAGGAGCTTGGGACGATGCCATGAGCCGACGGGGCGGACGCCCTGTCCCCAATGCGCGGTGGGGGCGCCTGAGCGTTTACGGCCGGCTGGGAACCCTGTGCCTGACTGTGGGCGTGGCCCTTTGCCTGCGCCTTCTGGGCGTGTCCGGTCCGACAGCGGTGGGTTTTGCTGCGCTCTTCGGCCTGGCCGGCGTGGGTGTCATGGCTATTGTTTCCCGGCGGGCAGGGGTGATGGTCCATTGCACCGCGTATTGCCCCATGGGACTCATTGCCAATGTGTTCGGCAAGCTCTCTCCGTGGCGGATTCGGATCGATGACGATTGTAACCGGTGTGGAGCGTGTTTCTCACGTTGCCGATACAGCGCGCTGGATGCCTTTTCAGTGGCGCAGGGCAAGCCCGCCATTTCTTGCACCCTTTGTGGTGACTGCGTGCCCGCCTGCGCGCATGGGCGCATTGGCTACCGTTTCCCCGGTCTTTCGCCTAAGCAGGCCCGGACAGTATTTATTGTTTTGGTTGTCAGTCTCCATGCCCTGTTCCTGGGTGTGGCTAGAATATAG
- a CDS encoding Crp/Fnr family transcriptional regulator codes for MNKLEAVKSVMFFEGLPDEQFEKLAQISIIKKFEKGELLFEADVPAHGFFAPISGRVKIFRTSPSGKEQILHVFGPGEAFGEVPVFEGGTFPAHGQAIEPCKALFFPRREFAEMIRKDPDLGMKMMAMLAQRLRILVNKIDDLSLKEAPSRVASYLLLLRSSQDSDTFKLDLPKGQIAFYLGTIQETLSRIFKKFSEQEIIDIDGKEITILDRSQLEEIANEGR; via the coding sequence ATGAACAAGTTGGAAGCGGTCAAATCCGTCATGTTTTTCGAAGGGTTGCCAGATGAACAATTCGAAAAACTCGCACAGATATCCATTATTAAAAAATTCGAAAAGGGCGAGCTTCTGTTCGAAGCCGACGTCCCGGCCCATGGTTTTTTTGCTCCCATTTCCGGCCGAGTAAAAATCTTTCGTACCTCTCCTTCAGGCAAGGAGCAGATACTGCACGTTTTCGGCCCAGGTGAGGCGTTCGGCGAAGTCCCGGTCTTCGAAGGTGGCACCTTCCCAGCCCACGGGCAGGCCATTGAACCCTGCAAGGCTCTCTTCTTTCCGCGCCGTGAATTCGCGGAAATGATCCGCAAGGACCCGGACCTGGGCATGAAGATGATGGCCATGCTCGCCCAGCGGCTGCGCATACTGGTCAACAAGATCGACGACCTGAGCCTCAAGGAGGCACCGTCCAGGGTGGCCTCCTATCTATTGCTGCTCCGTTCGTCCCAGGATTCCGACACCTTCAAGCTAGACCTGCCCAAGGGACAGATAGCCTTCTACCTGGGCACCATCCAGGAAACGCTGTCACGCATCTTCAAGAAATTCAGTGAACAGGAGATCATAGACATCGACGGCAAAGAAATTACCATCCTGGACCGGAGTCAACTGGAAGAGATTGCCAACGAAGGCAGATAG